From a single bacterium genomic region:
- a CDS encoding GNAT family N-acetyltransferase — protein MIIAETDRLILRRLTHEDKHFILRLVNEPSWLRFIGDRNVHSPEDAVRYITDGPMAMYAKYGFGLFLVVLKGSDTPIGMCGLLKRDTLEHADIGFAFLPEYWGQGYAYEAAAATMAYGQKQHGLNKIIAITSPDNASSIKLLKKLGLVEKEIIQLPGYSGETLVME, from the coding sequence ATGATTATTGCAGAAACAGATCGTTTGATCCTCCGCCGATTGACCCATGAAGATAAACATTTTATCCTGCGCTTGGTCAACGAACCATCGTGGTTACGGTTTATCGGAGATCGTAATGTACACAGCCCCGAAGACGCTGTACGTTATATTACCGATGGCCCGATGGCGATGTATGCCAAATACGGATTTGGTTTATTTCTTGTAGTTCTAAAAGGGTCGGATACACCTATCGGCATGTGCGGTTTGCTCAAACGTGACACACTCGAACATGCGGACATCGGGTTTGCTTTTTTACCGGAATATTGGGGGCAAGGTTATGCGTACGAAGCGGCGGCGGCTACGATGGCTTATGGTCAAAAACAGCACGGCCTCAATAAAATCATCGCCATCACTTCACCGGATAATGCGTCTTCTATCAAACTGCTCAAAAAACTCGGCCTCGTCGAAAAAGAAATCATCCAATTACCCGGCTACAGCGGCGAAACTTTGGTCATGGAATAA
- a CDS encoding outer membrane protein transport protein — protein sequence MKSILHSFTRTLTLFYILAFINQAWATDGYFSHGYGTKQKSMGGVSTALTFNAFSAITNPANAVYIQNNWGLGIAFFNPNRQYAVSGSPSGFPNTFPLTPGTVKSKSTGFFIPSLSYNRLINEKSAFNFAIFGNGGMNTDYKTNTFNTTKPTGVNLSQLFVNTSYAYKVTDNHAFGVTAIFGYQWFEAKGLTAFSGFSRYNTKLTDNKSDKAYGYGARLGYSGQITPQLRIGASYQTRIWMTEFNDYKGLFAEKGDFDVPATWNAGLAWDINSAWTLAADLTQIYYSSVKSVGNPMKPADFQNDILLGDKKGAGFGWNDMTVYKIGCEYRHGNDWSARVGYNYGKQPIPTSEVMFNILAPGVIEHHLTFGASKKIGSKYEISLAVMRGFSNEVKGANPMEAPGQQAIALKMNQWEFEIGLGF from the coding sequence ATGAAATCTATTTTACACTCCTTTACCCGTACCCTGACACTCTTTTATATACTGGCTTTTATAAATCAGGCTTGGGCTACCGACGGATATTTTTCACATGGCTATGGTACCAAACAAAAAAGTATGGGTGGTGTATCCACCGCGTTGACCTTTAATGCGTTTTCCGCCATCACGAACCCGGCGAATGCCGTTTATATTCAAAACAACTGGGGACTGGGTATTGCTTTCTTTAATCCCAACCGGCAATACGCCGTGAGCGGTTCACCTTCCGGTTTTCCCAATACGTTTCCGCTCACACCGGGAACGGTCAAAAGTAAAAGTACGGGATTTTTTATTCCATCCCTGAGTTACAATCGCCTGATCAATGAAAAATCCGCTTTCAATTTTGCTATTTTTGGCAACGGCGGAATGAATACCGATTATAAAACCAATACGTTTAATACGACCAAACCCACGGGTGTTAATCTATCACAACTTTTTGTCAATACGAGTTATGCATATAAAGTGACCGACAACCATGCTTTTGGCGTTACCGCGATTTTCGGGTACCAATGGTTCGAAGCCAAAGGGCTCACAGCCTTCAGCGGATTTTCAAGATACAACACCAAACTCACGGACAATAAATCGGATAAAGCTTACGGATACGGCGCTCGTCTGGGTTATAGCGGACAGATCACGCCGCAGTTGCGCATCGGCGCATCGTACCAAACGCGTATATGGATGACCGAATTCAACGACTACAAAGGCCTCTTTGCGGAAAAGGGTGATTTTGATGTGCCGGCCACATGGAATGCCGGATTAGCATGGGATATTAATTCCGCATGGACGCTCGCGGCAGACCTTACTCAAATCTATTATAGCTCCGTCAAATCCGTCGGCAATCCGATGAAACCGGCTGATTTTCAAAACGACATTTTACTCGGCGACAAAAAAGGTGCCGGATTTGGCTGGAACGATATGACGGTTTACAAAATCGGCTGCGAATATCGTCACGGCAACGATTGGTCGGCCCGCGTCGGCTACAACTACGGCAAACAACCTATCCCCACGAGCGAAGTGATGTTTAACATCCTCGCACCCGGCGTGATCGAACATCATCTCACGTTTGGCGCCAGCAAAAAAATCGGATCGAAATACGAAATCAGTTTGGCTGTCATGCGCGGTTTCTCCAATGAAGTCAAAGGTGCCAATCCGATGGAAGCTCCGGGGCAACAAGCGATTGCGCTCAAAATGAATCAATGGGAATTTGAAATCGGTTTAGGTTTCTAA
- a CDS encoding molybdopterin-dependent oxidoreductase translates to MLSRRRFLKIGAGFTAGATIAAGAAHTLADRLAALEKPSGQVEVIPTYCDICFWKCGVLAHVKEGQLWKLEGNPEDPLSRGRLCPRGTGGVGAHYDPDRLRTPLIRRGEKGAEEWTSVTWDEALDFIAEKMKKIKTEYGPESVALFSHGIGGNFFKHTIKAYGSPNIAAPSFAQCRGPRDVGFRLTFGEDVSSPERTDIRNAKCLVLIGSHLGENMHNTQVQEFAEAVDNHATIIVVDPRYSVAASKAQHYLPIKPGTDLALILAWMHVIIKENLYDKAYVEQYGFGFDALVAALETYTPEWAYPETGIEPETIRTTARVMAQYKPATLVHPGRHVTWYGNDAQRSRGIALLNALLGSWGRKGGFYTPVSMDVPAFPYPSYPKSDKGKVDNPGHKYPFAHETITTGIREATLTGKPYPIKGWFVYATNLLHALPNEEETIKAIQNLDLMVVIDVIPSEIAGWADVILPESVYLERHDDLNVEWFRDPFVALRQPVVSAPHEQKPNWWMAKRLAEKLGLGHYYPWTHIESYFETRLRQAGLSYETLKKNGILLGEKKPVYFDEGVPAEFPTPSGKIEFYSSQLAEAGFEPVPKYVAPPQPPPGSFRLLFGRAPVHSFSRTHTNPVLMDMMNENELWVNADMALRYGLKSGDYVRLKNQDGVVSTKIKIKATERIRTDCVYMVHGFGHNAKALKRAFGRGASDAQLITRYDTDPLMGGTGMNNNFVTLEMEA, encoded by the coding sequence ATGTTATCACGCAGACGTTTTTTAAAAATCGGGGCCGGATTTACAGCCGGCGCAACCATCGCGGCCGGCGCCGCTCATACTTTGGCGGATCGTTTAGCCGCGTTGGAAAAACCTTCCGGACAAGTAGAAGTGATACCGACATATTGCGATATCTGTTTTTGGAAGTGCGGCGTTTTGGCGCATGTCAAAGAAGGTCAGCTGTGGAAACTGGAAGGTAATCCGGAAGATCCTCTTAGCCGCGGGCGCTTGTGTCCGCGCGGCACAGGCGGGGTCGGCGCACACTACGATCCGGATCGGCTGCGTACGCCCCTGATCCGCCGCGGCGAAAAAGGCGCCGAAGAATGGACCTCCGTCACATGGGATGAAGCGCTGGACTTCATCGCCGAAAAAATGAAAAAAATTAAAACCGAATACGGTCCGGAATCCGTGGCACTCTTTAGCCATGGCATCGGCGGTAATTTTTTTAAGCATACGATCAAAGCCTACGGCTCACCCAATATCGCGGCGCCTTCGTTTGCCCAATGCCGCGGTCCGCGGGATGTCGGATTTCGCCTCACCTTCGGTGAAGATGTAAGTTCACCCGAGCGCACCGACATCCGCAACGCCAAGTGTCTTGTTTTGATCGGATCGCATCTCGGCGAAAATATGCACAATACGCAGGTTCAGGAATTTGCCGAAGCCGTAGACAATCACGCGACGATCATCGTCGTGGATCCGCGCTATTCCGTCGCAGCCAGCAAAGCGCAGCATTATCTCCCGATCAAACCGGGTACCGATCTCGCGCTGATCTTGGCGTGGATGCATGTCATCATCAAAGAAAATCTTTATGATAAAGCGTACGTCGAACAGTATGGTTTTGGTTTCGACGCATTGGTTGCGGCTTTGGAAACTTACACACCGGAGTGGGCATATCCTGAAACCGGCATTGAACCGGAAACGATTCGCACTACCGCCCGCGTGATGGCACAATACAAACCTGCGACACTCGTGCATCCGGGACGCCACGTCACATGGTATGGGAATGATGCCCAACGCAGCCGTGGCATTGCTCTGCTTAACGCGTTGCTCGGCAGCTGGGGACGCAAAGGCGGTTTTTATACGCCGGTCAGTATGGATGTGCCGGCTTTCCCCTATCCCTCTTATCCCAAATCGGATAAAGGTAAAGTGGATAACCCCGGTCATAAATATCCCTTTGCGCACGAAACGATCACCACCGGCATACGCGAAGCGACACTCACCGGTAAACCTTATCCGATCAAAGGTTGGTTTGTGTACGCAACCAATCTGCTGCATGCTTTGCCTAATGAGGAAGAAACGATCAAGGCCATTCAGAATCTCGATCTGATGGTCGTGATTGATGTTATTCCCAGTGAAATCGCCGGCTGGGCCGATGTGATATTACCGGAGTCGGTGTATCTTGAGCGGCACGACGATCTTAATGTCGAATGGTTCCGCGATCCGTTTGTGGCACTGCGCCAACCCGTCGTATCTGCCCCGCATGAGCAGAAGCCCAACTGGTGGATGGCCAAGCGTCTTGCCGAAAAACTCGGGCTCGGTCATTATTATCCGTGGACTCATATCGAATCGTATTTTGAAACGCGGCTTCGGCAGGCGGGATTGAGTTATGAAACACTGAAAAAAAACGGAATCCTCCTCGGCGAAAAAAAACCGGTTTATTTCGATGAAGGCGTACCGGCCGAATTTCCCACGCCATCAGGAAAAATAGAATTTTATTCATCCCAACTCGCAGAAGCCGGTTTTGAACCGGTACCCAAATATGTAGCCCCGCCTCAACCGCCACCGGGTTCATTTCGGCTTTTGTTTGGTCGTGCGCCGGTGCACTCGTTTAGCCGTACGCATACCAACCCCGTACTGATGGATATGATGAATGAAAACGAACTGTGGGTCAATGCGGACATGGCGTTACGGTACGGTTTAAAATCCGGCGATTATGTTCGTCTCAAAAATCAGGACGGTGTGGTCAGTACTAAAATCAAAATCAAAGCGACGGAACGCATTCGCACCGACTGCGTGTATATGGTGCACGGATTTGGGCATAACGCCAAAGCGCTCAAGCGCGCTTTCGGACGTGGTGCCAGCGATGCACAGCTTATCACACGCTACGATACCGATCCCTTGATGGGCGGCACCGGTATGAATAATAATTTTGTCACTCTGGAAATGGAGGCTTAG
- a CDS encoding response regulator, which produces MTQYMHTMWTTDQGLPQNNITSMIQTRDGYIWCGTLDGLVRFDGVRFEVFDKRNTPAIRNNAIITMFEDRSGGLWVGTIGGGLVHYKNGKFISYGLTEKFPSAYILHMAEDEQGRLWFATRDGLVTRGDTSWITYTAKEGLTHTSVRSLFFDRKGRLWIGSSVGLSLMENGVIRKIFAHELADKNVTSITSDSTDIIWITVLGKGVYRIKGDSIAHLQAPKSIPHNFINAIARDKNGNRWLATDGGLYREHHGRFERFMDESNFPLDKVMCLLEDRDGNLWFGTNGSGLNRLRDEKFITYTTLEGFKDNSANVVFEDSRARIWVGTEAGVSIIDGDTIRNLGESSGLTNTKVRSFAEDTDGRIWVGTREGVFVWNEVRFESWNARLKIPPLVILSMLRARDGTMWIGTGGAGAVSYKPQNVQQYTSKQGLAGIVVIAIAEDSLGRMWFGTNSGLSRFDGKNFVTYNSKNGMSSDIFLSLYVDKTNTLWAGTFGNGLNRLQNDSIAIFTTADGLFNENMYSILEDGEGYLWMSCGKGVFRVAKEDFERYRQKIIPVIPCKVFGRSDGMRSSECNGTTQPAAWMTRGGWLLYPTGKGLAAVNPRLLSRVSPSPLVVIERMLAEQKLITLGEKIELTPGHRRIEFTFTGLSFTAPENNTFMYRLIGFDKEWIQAEKTRHAVYTNVPPGAYRFEVMASNSDGIWSSQPATVLFSIDPYFFETVWFYSLSGVFLLYLGFTYYRSRVRELHERQEELTRLVQERTRNLREEKEKTEHALRESEEAKREIEKSQQVIQSQSQKLIELDKVKTNFFTNISHEFRTPLTLIIGPLEDVLRSATLSADQRVSFELMLRQAKQLLGLINQLLEAARLESNRVQFHPSLRPLVPFVRELTSMFESAAQRKGIHLSLETSDEKIQLYYDLHAMERVLTNLISNAIKFTEQGFIKITIKHSEHTHRPSVVIFVEDSGRGIPQEHLGHIFQRFYQADGVEADQLGSGIGLSLVHDYVEMHRGLITVESTVGKGTRFMITLFTGEEHLSGTITPHAEIKTETEFIYARSIAALSSEHNITPEISAPDPTERQTADKPKVLIADDNADIRLYLYNLLRDEYRMIMAHDGAAALDLLQREFPDMVLSDVMMPNMDGMELCRRIKSDERTRHIPVILLTARADESSKVESLNLGADDFVAKPFSANELKARMRNLLGIHAMKLQLIEQEKMASLGHLARGVAHEINNPLSFVTGNLSVLESRLAKLHPDENIKPIVTDIMSGTKRIAAIVQHLREFTRLDEAERKFVDLSDMVDNILTLLAGEMQSDIRIEKNIAQVPMIDCFPRDLNQAIAQILMNATYYVRERNRIENRSLGHITIHLNKTDEKYVELIIENDGFPIAPEIREHIFEPFFTTKPIGKGTGLGLSAVYGIIRRHHGQIRCVSEPSQPVRFIIMLPFAIPS; this is translated from the coding sequence GTGACACAATACATGCATACGATGTGGACGACCGATCAGGGGCTGCCACAAAATAATATTACCTCTATGATCCAAACGCGGGACGGCTATATCTGGTGTGGCACGTTGGATGGGCTTGTACGATTTGACGGTGTACGCTTTGAAGTTTTTGATAAGCGTAATACGCCGGCCATTCGCAATAATGCAATCATCACGATGTTCGAAGATCGCTCCGGTGGTTTGTGGGTAGGTACCATAGGCGGAGGCCTAGTGCATTATAAGAACGGAAAATTTATTTCTTACGGATTAACGGAGAAGTTCCCCAGTGCGTATATCTTGCATATGGCCGAAGACGAACAAGGGCGCTTGTGGTTCGCTACGCGCGACGGATTGGTCACTCGCGGCGATACGTCGTGGATTACCTATACGGCAAAAGAAGGTTTAACGCATACTTCCGTACGTTCGCTGTTTTTTGATCGTAAAGGACGGCTTTGGATCGGCTCTTCGGTCGGACTCAGTTTAATGGAAAACGGCGTGATTCGTAAAATTTTCGCGCACGAACTTGCCGACAAAAACGTCACTTCGATCACTTCCGACAGCACGGATATCATTTGGATTACGGTACTCGGCAAAGGCGTGTATCGTATCAAGGGAGATAGCATCGCACACTTGCAAGCACCCAAAAGTATTCCTCATAATTTTATCAATGCGATCGCTCGTGATAAAAACGGTAATCGCTGGTTGGCTACCGATGGCGGTCTCTATCGTGAACATCACGGACGCTTTGAACGATTTATGGATGAATCGAATTTTCCTCTCGACAAAGTCATGTGTCTGCTGGAAGATCGCGACGGCAATTTGTGGTTTGGCACCAACGGTAGCGGGCTTAACCGTCTGCGTGATGAAAAATTTATCACTTATACGACCCTTGAAGGTTTTAAAGACAACAGCGCCAACGTCGTATTCGAAGACAGCCGTGCTCGCATCTGGGTCGGTACCGAAGCCGGCGTTTCGATCATTGACGGCGATACGATCCGTAATCTCGGTGAATCCAGCGGACTGACCAACACCAAAGTGCGTTCTTTTGCGGAAGATACAGACGGACGAATATGGGTCGGCACGCGCGAAGGTGTTTTTGTATGGAATGAGGTACGTTTCGAATCATGGAATGCGCGCCTCAAAATTCCACCCTTGGTCATTCTCTCCATGCTGCGCGCGCGCGACGGTACGATGTGGATCGGCACCGGCGGCGCTGGTGCGGTATCTTACAAACCTCAAAACGTACAACAATATACCTCCAAACAAGGTTTAGCCGGCATCGTCGTGATCGCTATAGCGGAAGACTCGCTCGGGCGAATGTGGTTTGGCACCAATAGCGGACTGAGTCGCTTCGACGGAAAAAACTTTGTCACATACAATTCCAAAAACGGTATGTCATCTGATATTTTTTTATCTCTGTATGTGGACAAAACCAATACGCTGTGGGCGGGTACATTTGGTAACGGACTCAACCGCTTACAAAACGACTCCATCGCCATATTTACGACGGCCGATGGTTTATTCAACGAAAACATGTATTCCATTCTGGAAGATGGCGAAGGTTATCTGTGGATGAGCTGCGGTAAGGGCGTGTTTCGCGTCGCCAAAGAAGATTTTGAACGATACCGTCAGAAAATAATACCCGTTATACCATGCAAAGTGTTTGGCCGCAGCGACGGTATGCGCAGCAGCGAATGCAATGGCACTACACAACCCGCCGCATGGATGACCCGCGGCGGATGGCTTCTGTATCCGACCGGTAAAGGTCTTGCTGCCGTGAATCCGCGTTTGTTGTCGCGCGTTTCCCCGTCACCGCTGGTCGTCATTGAGCGCATGCTGGCTGAACAAAAACTCATCACCTTAGGTGAAAAAATCGAATTGACGCCGGGACACCGCCGTATCGAATTTACATTTACCGGTTTAAGTTTTACCGCTCCGGAAAACAACACATTTATGTACCGGCTTATCGGTTTTGATAAAGAATGGATCCAAGCCGAAAAAACTCGTCATGCCGTCTATACCAATGTACCGCCCGGTGCATACCGCTTTGAGGTGATGGCTTCCAATAGCGACGGCATTTGGTCCTCGCAACCGGCGACAGTATTATTTTCAATTGATCCGTATTTTTTTGAGACCGTGTGGTTTTACAGTTTGTCCGGTGTATTCCTTTTGTATCTCGGTTTTACGTATTACCGTTCGCGTGTGCGCGAACTGCACGAACGTCAGGAAGAACTGACACGGCTTGTACAGGAACGCACACGTAATCTGCGCGAGGAAAAAGAAAAAACCGAACACGCGTTGCGGGAATCCGAGGAAGCTAAACGCGAGATCGAAAAATCTCAGCAGGTCATTCAGTCGCAATCACAAAAATTGATCGAATTGGATAAAGTAAAAACCAATTTCTTTACCAATATTTCTCACGAATTTCGTACCCCGCTCACATTGATCATCGGACCTTTGGAAGATGTATTGCGATCCGCCACGCTTTCGGCCGATCAACGCGTTTCATTTGAACTCATGTTACGTCAAGCCAAGCAACTATTGGGTTTGATCAATCAACTTCTGGAGGCAGCCCGGCTTGAGTCCAATCGGGTTCAGTTTCATCCTTCACTTCGACCGCTGGTTCCTTTTGTTCGCGAACTGACTTCTATGTTTGAATCGGCGGCTCAGCGTAAAGGCATTCATCTTTCGCTGGAGACCTCCGACGAGAAAATACAATTGTACTATGACCTTCATGCGATGGAACGCGTTTTGACAAATCTTATTTCTAATGCGATCAAGTTTACCGAGCAAGGGTTTATAAAAATTACGATCAAACATAGTGAACATACGCATCGTCCGTCGGTTGTCATTTTTGTCGAAGACAGCGGACGCGGTATTCCGCAGGAACATCTCGGCCACATCTTTCAGCGTTTTTATCAAGCGGACGGTGTCGAAGCCGATCAACTGGGGAGCGGAATAGGTCTTTCGCTGGTCCACGATTATGTGGAGATGCACCGCGGCTTGATCACTGTCGAAAGCACGGTCGGCAAAGGCACACGTTTTATGATAACGCTTTTTACCGGCGAAGAACATTTATCCGGTACGATCACACCTCATGCTGAAATAAAAACGGAGACCGAATTTATTTACGCCCGTTCCATCGCCGCACTTTCATCCGAACATAACATTACTCCCGAAATATCAGCGCCGGATCCGACGGAGCGTCAAACGGCCGATAAGCCTAAGGTATTGATCGCCGATGATAACGCCGATATTCGTTTGTACTTATATAACCTCTTGCGGGACGAATACCGCATGATCATGGCGCACGACGGCGCCGCGGCGTTGGATTTGCTTCAACGGGAATTTCCGGATATGGTGCTCAGCGATGTGATGATGCCCAATATGGACGGAATGGAATTGTGCCGTCGTATCAAATCCGATGAACGCACCCGCCACATTCCGGTCATACTGCTCACCGCACGCGCCGATGAATCCAGCAAAGTGGAAAGCCTCAATCTGGGTGCGGACGATTTTGTCGCCAAACCATTTAGCGCTAATGAACTGAAAGCACGCATGCGCAATTTGCTCGGCATCCATGCCATGAAACTGCAGTTGATCGAACAAGAAAAAATGGCTTCTTTAGGACATCTTGCCCGCGGTGTCGCACATGAAATCAATAATCCGCTCTCCTTTGTAACAGGTAATCTTTCCGTTTTGGAATCACGGCTAGCCAAACTACATCCGGATGAGAATATTAAACCCATTGTCACCGATATCATGAGCGGAACCAAACGCATTGCCGCGATCGTGCAACACTTGCGTGAATTCACACGTCTGGATGAAGCCGAACGTAAATTCGTTGATCTGTCCGATATGGTGGATAACATTCTCACGCTCTTAGCCGGCGAAATGCAATCCGATATTCGCATCGAAAAAAATATCGCACAGGTGCCCATGATTGATTGTTTTCCGCGCGATCTCAATCAAGCGATAGCACAAATCCTTATGAACGCGACATATTATGTACGTGAACGCAACCGCATTGAAAACCGGTCTCTTGGTCATATTACCATTCATCTGAACAAAACCGATGAGAAATATGTCGAACTTATCATAGAAAACGACGGCTTCCCGATTGCACCCGAAATTCGCGAACATATATTTGAACCCTTCTTTACGACCAAACCCATCGGCAAAGGTACCGGACTGGGCTTAAGCGCTGTTTACGGCATCATTCGCCGTCACCACGGACAGATACGCTGCGTGTCGGAACCGTCCCAGCCGGTGCGCTTCATTATAATGTTACCGTTTGCAATACCGTCATAA
- a CDS encoding S8 family serine peptidase, translating to MKKYPVLSLRERVRPHADYDGSGVTIAFVDSGYYPHPELRGRILKFVDVSSEAFTEKDFHTIRPSSWHGTMVACSACGNGIWSKGYYRGIASGANVVLIKAFDGKKVKSSYILKSLTWIIAHHKPYHIRVVSVSVGGDRNEPSEKSRICKAIHRLHQLGITVIAAAGNNPSRPVIPPASCRFAIAVGGIYDHNDKNPDTASEYGSSYGITLDGLSKPEIVAHARFLPAPMLPENFTYAESEILHVLYKTPASNLKRKLRSLIHKTRLDAAILSLKPAEIKKAIRQRMDGEKFIAPGFQHVDGTSFAAPIIAAVVAQMLEANPLLTPTMIRMILETTAKRIPGIAPEKQGFGLVQAKACVEQALIETSMPEIHESPLILKDRIVFLYYHRNIRKVNLVGDFTDWQKNKLLFVEIRPGVWRVDIPLLSAGQYQYKFFVDDTLWTEDPLNPHKTADSFGGMNNILHI from the coding sequence TTGAAAAAATACCCTGTCCTTTCTTTACGCGAACGCGTCCGGCCGCATGCCGACTATGATGGTAGTGGTGTGACTATCGCTTTTGTGGACAGCGGATATTATCCACATCCGGAATTGCGCGGTCGTATTCTAAAATTTGTGGATGTGTCATCGGAAGCATTTACGGAAAAAGATTTTCATACAATCCGGCCGTCCAGTTGGCACGGTACGATGGTAGCCTGCTCCGCCTGCGGGAACGGCATCTGGTCCAAAGGTTATTATCGCGGAATCGCATCCGGAGCTAATGTAGTTTTGATCAAAGCCTTTGACGGTAAAAAAGTAAAATCGTCGTATATCCTTAAATCCCTCACATGGATTATCGCCCATCACAAGCCGTATCATATTCGCGTCGTCAGTGTATCCGTGGGCGGTGACCGCAATGAACCTTCCGAAAAAAGCCGCATTTGCAAGGCTATTCACCGTTTACATCAGTTAGGCATTACCGTGATTGCGGCGGCCGGCAATAATCCTTCACGACCGGTGATTCCACCGGCGAGCTGCCGCTTTGCTATCGCCGTCGGAGGTATCTACGATCATAACGACAAAAACCCGGATACGGCCAGCGAATATGGTTCCTCCTACGGTATTACTTTAGATGGTCTGAGTAAACCGGAAATCGTAGCGCATGCCCGGTTTTTACCGGCACCAATGCTGCCGGAAAATTTTACATATGCGGAATCGGAAATTCTGCATGTACTTTATAAAACACCGGCCAGTAATCTGAAGCGTAAGTTAAGGTCGTTGATACATAAAACGCGCTTAGACGCGGCTATTCTTTCTCTCAAGCCGGCAGAAATCAAAAAAGCTATACGGCAACGCATGGACGGCGAAAAATTTATCGCACCGGGTTTTCAACACGTTGATGGCACTTCATTTGCCGCGCCGATCATAGCCGCCGTAGTGGCGCAAATGCTGGAAGCTAATCCATTGCTGACGCCGACCATGATACGTATGATCCTCGAAACGACGGCCAAACGTATACCCGGCATTGCACCCGAGAAACAAGGATTCGGCCTCGTTCAAGCCAAGGCTTGTGTAGAACAGGCTTTGATAGAAACGTCTATGCCGGAAATTCACGAGTCTCCATTGATACTCAAAGATCGCATTGTTTTTTTGTATTACCATCGCAATATCCGCAAGGTCAATCTTGTCGGTGATTTTACGGATTGGCAAAAGAACAAATTACTCTTCGTTGAAATTCGTCCCGGTGTATGGCGTGTTGATATACCCCTTTTATCAGCCGGGCAATACCAGTACAAATTTTTTGTGGATGATACTTTATGGACCGAAGACCCGCTCAATCCGCATAAAACTGCCGACTCGTTCGGAGGAATGAATAACATTCTGCATATCTGA
- a CDS encoding 4Fe-4S dicluster domain-containing protein: MARLAMVIDTRKCVGCMDCVVACKTENQVPEGYNRDWITTEAKGKFPDVRLEIRSERCNHCSNPPCVTCCPTGASHVHDYGGVVLVDHDVCIGCKACVASCPYDARFVHPEGYVDKCTFCIHRVEKGLEPACVSVCPTHCMYFGDLDDPNSKVSQLLQKRGYHTNLPEAGTQPNIFYLT; encoded by the coding sequence ATGGCGCGTCTCGCAATGGTCATAGATACCCGAAAATGCGTCGGATGTATGGATTGTGTCGTGGCCTGCAAAACTGAAAATCAGGTTCCCGAAGGATACAATCGCGACTGGATCACGACCGAAGCCAAAGGAAAGTTTCCCGACGTGCGTCTCGAAATTCGATCCGAACGTTGTAATCACTGTTCCAATCCACCGTGTGTGACATGCTGCCCTACCGGTGCGAGTCATGTGCATGACTATGGCGGCGTCGTGCTGGTCGATCATGATGTATGTATCGGCTGCAAAGCATGCGTCGCATCGTGTCCGTATGATGCGCGTTTTGTTCATCCCGAAGGTTATGTGGACAAATGTACATTCTGCATTCATCGCGTGGAAAAAGGACTTGAGCCGGCTTGCGTGTCCGTTTGCCCTACGCATTGTATGTACTTTGGCGATCTGGATGACCCTAATAGTAAAGTTTCTCAACTTCTGCAGAAACGCGGTTACCATACGAATTTACCGGAAGCCGGTACGCAACCGAATATTTTTTATCTCACGTGA